The genome window CAGCTCCAACTAGATACATATCCATTAACAAGTTATAGAGCAGTATCACAATTACCTAATGCCTTACATACCTTTCTTACTGTCTTTTCCCTTTGgtttttctagtttaatttcgTTGCCAAAGACTTTTAAACCAGTGAGTTCCAAGGCTTTTTCCAGGTCTTCAGCAGATTCAAAATCCACATAGCCAAACTTCCTTTAAGGCGGTaagatgaaaaaagcaaaattatgagTGGGgggaaaaccccacaaaaacacaACTACAGACCACATACCGGGCAAGCAGTAACACTAATGTGAGGATGCAAACAAGGATTAAGTAAAAAAAACACCTACAGTATTAACAGAAATCAAGGCTCTATAAACTATTGCTACTACAGCGTAAGGTACAAATACTGATGCGAGTTTACCTTTGAGGTCTTATTAGCCATACTGCTCATAACAATTGATATTAACCGACAAAAGAACCTGTTTTAAGCACTAAGAAAATCCTATCTAAAAGCATTAACTATTACAGCTCTTCAAATCCAgtactcatatatatatacatatttttaaagattttgacagaaagagacagagcaagaaagggaacacaagcaggaggagtgggggaggcagaagcaggctttccgcagagcagggagcccgaagtggggctcggtcccagggtcctgagccaaagacagacactcaacgactgagccactcaggggccccaaaTCCAGTTATTTTTAGATGGTTCTAGAAACACAAGCATCAAATCTCGTAACTTATTAAAAATTTAGTAatataacaaaacttaaaaattttggaaacttcaatttgggattttatattttgataatcTAGTAACTTAATTCATTAATGTCTAATATTTGAAGACTTGCAAACCCAGAAGTAATGTGCAGAACTCCCTCATACTCACCTAGACACACCAATTCTGACATCCACAACGGCAAGATCATTTTTAGCAAAAAGGTCACTGATGCCCGTTTTTAATTCAGGAGCAGATTTGCTGAAGTTCAGGTTTCCAACAAAAAGATTGAATGATGTAGTTGGTTCTGTAGCTGTGCAAAATATAAACTCAAATTAGTCTACTTGTAAAGTACGGCATAAACTTAAAACTTCCACTATGCCATTTCTACACACAGCACATCAGACATCACAATATCACATCAGGTTTCAGTATTAAGTCCCTTTGTTATTCATCACTTGTGCTATCAGGCATCGTAACCCTCCCCAATCCCCCCCATTCCCGTTAccttctactttctgcttcttggCTTCTGGAGCTGCTTTCTGTTTGGCCATTTCCTTCTTTCGTTTTCCAGGTGCTTCTTTAACAGGCTCTGAACAAGATTTCAAACAATCTGGTTACCAGCCAGTAACCACACATAACGAagtgcctccccccaccctttttaagTTACCTCTGTACCCAACATgtggctcgaactcatgacctcacaagcaagagttgcatgctctaccaactgagccagccaggcaccccttgaagtgtctcctttaaataaaatatttagcagtGTACTTCAAAATCTAACTTGATtaccttcctcttcttcctcatcctcctcctcctcatcttcttcctcatcatcatcctcatcttcctcatcctcctcctcctcatcttcatcctcatcctcctcctcttcatcttcGTCCTCAGCTGTGCTCTTGGCCTTCACAGGAACAGCTTTTGCAGGGGCTTTCTTCCCTTTGGCTGGTGTAGTCTCCATAGCTTCTTCTTCGGAGTCTGAAAGTGATGCAACTTAGTCAAAAACTCaagagaattctaccaaaaacaGTGTTAGTTCTAGGAAAATCTAAAGGAAATATAATCCTATCAATACCACTGTGCTTAGCAAATTATGGAAGGGATTAACAGATTAATTGGAAGCAAAATCCCCCATTATGAAAAATACTCACAAAACGTGCCACTTTAAGCTATTTCTCGGGCAAGCAATCATTTTGGGTAACTTAAGTCTAGTGTACCACAAACACCCCAGAAAATCCCTGGAATGGTTTTCACCTAACTCCCAGGTTGTCATGGAACATGTAGCATTACTACCAAAACCTCACCCCTAATGTATCTTACAAAATGAGCAGGAACTAATGAAAGAACTCCCTACCATCTTCATCCTCATCTTCGTCGTCATCCTCAtcatcttcatcctcctcctcctcatcatcctCCTCATCATCTGAGGCGGGGGCGGCAGCAACTGCTTTCATCACCGCTGGCTCGAATTCATCCTCATCTTCATCCTcatcctcctcgtcctcctcttcactgtcatcatcatcttCCTCGTCACTGTCTTCCTTCTTGGCATTCTTACCATTCTTTGCTCCCTTGGCTGGGGTGGCTGCTCCTTTCTTACCAGGGGTTGCTACCAATGCCTTGCCTGGTGTGGTCCCCTTCTTGCCAGGTGTTGCTACTGCTTTGGCCGGCGCAACGGTCTTTTTGGCTGGTGTAGCTACTGCCTTTTTGCCAGGGGTGACAACTGCTTTCTTGGCCGGTGTGGCAACTGTGACTTTTTTTGTTGGGGAAACCATCACCTTCTTTGCTGGAGTTGTGGTAGCCTTCTTGCCTTTTTTCTGAGGAATGATAacctgaagaataaataaaaccaaacataaGTCTGTTTCCAAACCCAAAAAGACAGCCTTGGTCTCATGAGTGAGTACTAAATTCTGGAACTGGTTCTGGCTCCAGACCACATGCATTATATGTACTTTAGCATGTTAAACTATAGGGCCATGACACGGGTCCTTCCATGCGCCTGAAATGAGAACCTTCATCTTCAAATACTCAAGCATAAGGAACCCCTCCTAACAGTTAAAATACCTCCATCATAACCCCATCTTTAAAGCAGCACAGCCTAACATGGACTCTGACAACAGACTGTGTGGACCCCACCTGCCACTGTGTGACAGCCTTAGGCaacgctttaaaaaaaattctaagcctcaacttctttctcctctgtgaaaaATAATAGCACCAACCTCCCATATTGTTAGAGATTATGAGTTGACATATGTAATTAGAAGTCTTGCACATAAAAAGTTCTACTTATTAAGTGCTACTAAATCATTTAGAAGTCCTACAGTGGGTGGTGGTATAAAGTTCATTGAAGGCTCattattaaaaccaaaaaataagggcgcctgggtggctcagatggttaagcgtctgccttcggctcaggtcatgatcccggggtcccgggatcgagtcccgcatcgggctccctgctaggcggggagcctgcttctccctctgcctctgcctctctctctctctgactctcatgaataaaaaaaaaaaaaaaacattaaaaaaaaaaaaaaccaaaaaataaaatgagtatcaAATACACTGGGCAGTTAGCCCTTGCAAAATTAATACAACAAGTGAGCATCTTAAACTTGATAAAAACCATTATTCACCTACATCGAAGTTACactttttgttcactgctggttTTATTGGGTAATGTATTATCAGTAAAACCTTGATTAAATTCTACACAAGAAATCTGAGCACAAATACAGTAGTTGTCTTTACAATGAGCAAACAGTAGCCAGGAATGGTAACAGGTTAACACAAAGAGAGGTGGCAACCCTCAACCCACACCAAGAGGTACAGTAACCAGTATCACAAAGCTCATATGCCACGGAATAGAGACTAAATCCCGCTTGGAGGCtgggaaaataattaaattaacaataataactactattattattctgGTAAAGCTAACCTCAAACCTGAATACAATGCACAGCAATGCCACTTAACAGTTAACAGTCCAGGCTGTTTATTCATCTAGTATGTTAGGTTAACATACTCAAACTAGAAAAATGTCACTACTTAACAAAACATGTAACACCAAGCCCTGAACAGTGCTCATGGAAAGGAGACTCCCAATCTTTTCTCTCAAATTCAAATACTTACCTATGTCAACATGTCAACGAAGGGCTTGGGAAACAATTATCTCAGCAGGccatggatgaatgaatataatcttatttttgtcAGTATTTTCAGACATCTAATACCACCTGTTTTAACTCTCCATTTCATAGCTGAACACACGTCTGCATTAAGTCTCATATAATTACCTCTTCTCCGCTGctatcatcatcttcatcttctgaCATTTCCTCATCTTCACTGTCTTCTTCTACCTCCTTTGGGGGAGGAGCCATTTTCTTGGGGTCACTTTGATTTTTACCAGCCTAAAATAGACATTTAGCACATTACACCTACAACATCTCAGACCATTCATATTTTGCCATCATTCTTTAGAGTAAAAAGCAGTCATCTCCCTTTCTTAAAACCCGCCTTCCCTACTgccagatattaaaataaaaatgaaaactgttatTGAGGTCAACGTTAAAACAGAACCTGTCAACCCCCACCCCATTATTCCTGTCAGGTTTTACAAAAACGACCCAAGAATGAAAAGGCAGctacaaagaaaattatctccCTCCGCCTGCCTTCGTTAAGCACATCCGTTTTTAAAACTGTACTTGCAAAATCAACCATTACCTCAGACGTGAATTTAATAGACTACAACTGGCCAATTTTAACGGCCAACAATCCGTAGCCCTTCACCGAGGGCGGGGAACTACACCTGAAAAAAAGCCTTTGGTAAATTCTGGCACCACATCCTACACCGTCGCCTGAATCCAAATTCGGGGGAggatctttaacttttttttttttttaaatcagaccTTAACCTCACTACCTCTGGTCTTCCCATGAAGTTCTTTCCCGTGGTAACAACCCCGCCCCTTCCAGACCCGGCGGGGCCACGTGGGGATACCCCGCAGGTCCCCATGTGCGCGCAACACGGCACAGAAAGCACGAGGCTGGGCCTCCTCCTGGAGCCCACCTCGTGTCCGCCCGTCTGGCCGGAGCCGACATCCCGTGGGCCGCAGGGCCTCCACCTAAAGCAATCCCGCCGCTCCCGCCTCACCGCCAGGTCCCCTCCACAGACGCCGGGACACACGCGGCGCGGCCCACGTGGCGGGCCGCGCGCTGGGGCACGTGCGTCAGGAGGCGGGGCCCCGTTTGGGCCCGTCGCAGGAGTTTGGCATCATCCCTCCACCCCGGggcccagggccccctccccaaTCAGTCTCGAAGTCTTCCCGCGCCCCATCAACCACCCGCGGAACCTCCCGAAGCTCTTCACCTCGCCACCAAATAGCCAAAAGCCGCGAGACCTCCCCACTAATCGCGCGAGACTTCCCGCAGCATGGCGCCCTCGAACGCGCCCGGGACGGCGCGCAGGCCCTCCTCCTCGCGGCGCCGCGCGCGCGCTCCTCAGAAAGCAGGCCTCGACGTCCATGCTTGCGCAAGCCGTCTTCTTACCTTTGCGAGCTTCACCATGATGGCGGCTTATGCCGGCAGAGTGTGTGGCGAGCGAGTGGCGCAGACGAGCCCAGAGGAACCCAAGCGACGTCGATGGCGGCCGCTGGTACAGAAGATCCCGGAGCGCGTACACTTGGCTGCTAGCTAGAGCTCGAGACTGAGGCGAAAGACTGAGCCTGCCCAGTAATCGCCTCTGGAAAGGCGACGACGGCGCCCTCGTGACTCCGTCTCGACCAATCAGAGGTTGCGCCCATCCCCTGGACCAATCGCGAGCCTCTACCCAAGaacggcgcggggcggggcgcagGCGGGAGTGGGCGGGCCGaggcgggcaggggagggggaggggattcGGTGGCGGCACCCTGGGGGCGGGACTCGCTTTGTGCAAGGCCGGCGCTGATTGGGTAGTGAGAGCGCGGTTCCTGAAGTGCCCCTCCGCGGCCTGCTTTCCGGGCGCCTGCGCTGTGGGACGGACGTTTTTGGCGCCGCTCGTTCCCGAGCCCCGGGCGGTTGGATCGGGGTGGTCTTGGGTTCCCGAATGTGTCGAGGTCTTGTCGACTCGGGAGACCTTGGAGATGCTACGCGGCTCCGGCCCGCTCTCCACGCTGAGCCGCCCGGCGGCCGTGGAGAAAGCAGTTCGCCCACCGTTTCCCCGCTGATGAGCCCGAGACCTCCGGAAATTCAGGGACCGCAAGGTTCACAGCGCCCTCGTTGGGGGCCCATCTCAGCCCCGCCCGCCAACGGACCAGGGCCAGAAAATCCCCGCCTGCAGGTGGTTCTCTCCCGGGCCACGTGTCCGAAGCTGCctcctgagagcttttttttttttttttaatacagtcgCGTATGTTGTGAGCAGCGTACAGATAACACATTTAATGTCAAGTAAGCTCACGCACTAGGTATTTCTCCCAATGAGGAACAGGCCCAGAGAGATAACTTTGTGGTGGTCACCAGGTGTCGTAACGGGTGGGGAGAGGAACCTGACCAAGCACAGAGCCAACCCTTTGACCACTCACAAGTTCCCTTTTTGTTAATTTGGGACTAAAGCATACATTAAAATGTGACTGCGCATTCAGTATCACCAAATGGTCCGGGAGTCGATCAAAAGCCAAAGGAAAAGTTCCCTCAATGGCGGAGGCACAGAAGGTTCTTTGCATTGTGATCTTACCGATTATTTTGATGGGTCACTGTGGGCAAACTTCATTGGTGCCAAACAACGCAGAGCACTTCCTGCAGTATAGAGCCTGCCTAGAACATACCCTGGGCATCTGGTACCTAAGATGTTTCTACAAAACCATGCCTGATACCTTCAGCTATGACGATATTTCCGCAATTGAACTGCTGTTCAGAGTCACCTCTGGAGATTCTAATTAAACTGGTTTGGGTTGGGGACCAGgattttgtattttaacaagGGCCCATGGGGATTCTTGTGAGCAATCAAGTTATTTTGCAATTCTTAACTAGCATACTCCTGGGACTGAGTATGTAGGAAATCCACAGCTACTCCTGGGGGCTCTGatcagggaggaggctggggccagTTCTGCGGTCAGCACCCTGCTTTCTGACCTGTGGAGATCCCCCAGGAAGTTCATTTTCTGAACTCTGAGATGGGGACCAGGGTACACTTCCTGGGTTATGGGGGACAGAAAGAATGGCATGGGCCAAGGCATGGTGGAATAAGACCCTGgtgtttttggggggggggggtgtttctgtttttaaagattttatttgacagcatgagtgggtgggggaggagcaaggggagagggagaagcaggctccctgctaagtagggaatctgatgagggactcgatcccaagacccctggatcatgatctgagctgaaggcagatcccaggacctcgggatcatgacctgagctgaaagcagatgcttaactgactgagccacctaggtgcccgaAGACCCTGGTGTTTTCAAGCAGTATGGCACAGAGCAAGATTAGGGCACTCCTAGGAAGAGGCTGGAGAGATGAGCGGTAGGCATGATCAagtgaaaatattc of Halichoerus grypus chromosome 4, mHalGry1.hap1.1, whole genome shotgun sequence contains these proteins:
- the NCL gene encoding nucleolin, which gives rise to MVKLAKAGKNQSDPKKMAPPPKEVEEDSEDEEMSEDEDDDSSGEEVIIPQKKGKKATTTPAKKVMVSPTKKVTVATPAKKAVVTPGKKAVATPAKKTVAPAKAVATPGKKGTTPGKALVATPGKKGAATPAKGAKNGKNAKKEDSDEEDDDDSEEEDEEDEDEDEDEFEPAVMKAVAAAPASDDEEDDEEEEDEDDEDDDEDEDEDDSEEEAMETTPAKGKKAPAKAVPVKAKSTAEDEDEEEEDEDEDEEEEDEEDEDDDEEEDEEEEDEEEEEEPVKEAPGKRKKEMAKQKAAPEAKKQKVEATEPTTSFNLFVGNLNFSKSAPELKTGISDLFAKNDLAVVDVRIGVSRKFGYVDFESAEDLEKALELTGLKVFGNEIKLEKPKGKDSKKDRDARTLLAKNLPYKVTQDELKEVFEDAAEIRLVSKDGKSKGIAYIEFKTEADAEKTLEEKQGTEIDGRAISLFYTGEKGQSHDSRGGKNSTWSGESKTLVLSNLSYNATEETLQEVFEKATFIKVPQNQNGKSKGYAFIEFASFEDAKEALNSCNKREIEGRAIRLELQGPRGSPNARSQPSKTLFVKGLSEDTTEETLKESFDGSVRARIVTDRETGSSKGFGFVDFNSEEDAKAAKEAMEDGEIDGNKVTLDWAKPKGEGGFGGRGGGRGGFGGRGGGRGGRGGFGGRGRGGFGGRGGFRGGRGGGGDHKPQGKKTKFE